The following DNA comes from Flammeovirgaceae bacterium.
CGGAGGTGATCTTGCAGAAATATAAAATTGAGAAGCTCCCGATCATCAACAAGAAAGGCAAGCTCACCGGCCTGATAACTTTCAAGGACATTCAGAAGAAGAAAAACAAGCCCCATGCCTGCCAGGACAATTTTGGCCGGCTGCGGGTGGGCGCGGCCGTGGGGGTCACACCGGATATTACGGACCGCATAACGGCCCTCAGGGCTTCCGGAGTGGACGTGATCAGCATAGACACCGCCCACGGGCACCACAAGTTTGTGATCGACAGCACCAAAATGGTGAAGAAAAAATTTCCCGACCTGGAATTGGTGGTGGGCAATGTGGCCACCGGTGCAGGGGCAAAGATGCTTGCGCAGGCGGGTGCCGATACCGTAAAAGTGGGCGTGGGGCCAGGGAGCATTTGCACCACCCGTATAGTGGCCGGTGTGGGGCTGCCTCAATTGTCGGCCGTATATGAAGCCGCCAAGGCGCTTAAAGGGTCTGGTGTGAAAATAATTGCCGATGGAGGGATCCGGTTTTCCGGTGACATGGTGAAGGCCATAGCCGCAGGGGCAGACAGCGTGATGATAGGTTCCCTGCTGGCCGGTACGGTGGAAGCCCCCGGTGAAATGATATTGTACGAAGGCAGGAAATTCAAATCCTACAGGGGCATGGGGTCCGTGGAGGCCATGGGCAAGGGATCGAAAGACCGTTATTTCCAGGATGTGGAAGACGATGTGAAAAAGCTGGTGCCCGAGGGGATATCGGGCAGGGTGCCTTACAAGGGGCACGTTTCGGAAGTGCTGTACCAGATGGTAGGGGGGCTAAGGGCCGGCATGGGCTATTGTGGGGCCAAAAACGTACAAAAGCTGAAGGGGGCCAAGTTTGTGAAAATAACCGCAGCAGGCGTAAGCGAAAGCCACCCCCACGATGTGTCCATTACCCAGGAGGCACCCAACTATAGCCGTAACTGAGCCCAGGTAGGGGGATTTTGCCAATTTAGGGTGGGCCTTGGCCCCAAAAAGGGGCCTGGCCAATGGGTTGATTTCCGGGGCTAAACTCCTTTTCCTATAATTGTAGAGCCAATTTTCCGGTTGGCTTATTTTTTTATCAACGCCATTCCCATTTGCGAGCCAAGGCCCTTATACGGATTACTTTTTTAGGCGCATTCATTGCCTGGCTGGCACTTATTTTTTCCGATGTCACCATCCTTTTTAGCGATATCCGTGGCCTGACCCCCGATGTGCCCGTTTGGCTCCCCAGGTTCATGTTCGACCTGTATGTGTTGTGCCTTTTTGTCTATTACAAATTCAAAATCGAAAAGGAGGAAAGCCTCAACTTTACCGACCTGCTCTGGCGGGTATTTGCCACCGGCCTGGTGGCCACGGTGGGTTCTTTGGGGTTGCGATTGGTCTTGTTCCTGTTGGGCAACACGGCCCTTGCCTCCAACGTCCTGTTTATTGATGTGGTGTACCATATCAACCTGGCCCTTTTCCTGGGCTTCCTGTTGGCCGCCTTCACATCCTGGAAGCGCCTGATCCTGTACCAAAAATCCAAATGGCTTATCCGGATTTGGAATGTGTTTGAGTTTGCCCTGTTGTTTGCGCTGTTGTACGATAGCCTTAATTCCGTGGCCGAGGGCACACTGGGCACCATCATCGCATTGCTCCTGGGAGGCCTGGGCCTGGTGCTTACCGCCAATATGAAGTGGGTGGCCTACCTCAACTTCAAACAAAAGTGGACCAGCTTGCTGTTGTTGTTACTGGCCTTTTTCTACCTGGGCTACTTTTTTTACACCACCACCCGGCTGGCAGATTTGATAGGCATCCAATCCACTTCGTTTTTGGACTTCCGGGGGCATACTTTCAGCCTTTCCATTTTTGGCTTTGTGATGGTGTACAGCCTCTTTTCCTTTTTGGTGATCTTGTTCAACCTGCCTACCTCCTCGGTATTTGAGCAAAAGCTTGAGGAGGTGGTCAACTTCCAAAGGATAAGCCAGTCCATCCAAACCGAGCAGAGCGAAGAAAGCGTTTACAATATCCTGCTGGAGAGTTCCGTAAGCTCGGTATTTGCCGATGCTGCCTGGCTGGAAATAAAGAGTGCCTCCCAGGAAGACCGTTTGTTTACCTATGGAATCTCCGAGCAAGAGGCCAGGGCCATCCAAAATCATGTGCTCAACAATAAGATCAAGGGGGTATTGGACCAGGGGATAGACAAAACAAAAAATTTGTCCAGGCACCTGGGCTCATTGAAAGGGGCCAGGTTCCGTTCGTTGTTGTCGTTTCCCATAGTAGTGAAGGGGGACTCCATCGGGACCCTCGCGGTCCTCAAAGAGTTGCCGGATGGCTTCAACAAGGAGATGACCCGTGTGGTATCCACCTTTGCCAACCAGGCAGGCATCTCCATAGAAAATTTCAGGCTGCTGGAAGAGGCATTCCAGAACGAACGCTATAAAGAAGAGCTCAAGATTGCCAAGACGGTGCAGAAAAGCCTGTTGCCGGAAAACCTTGAATCCAACGGTGATTTTGACATTGCCGCCTTTTCCCAATCGGCCGATGAGGTGGGGGGCGATTATTACGATACCATCCGCATCAATGACCACAAGGTGGCTTTGATCATTGCCGATGTGTCGGGCAAGGGAACTACCGCGGCTTTTCACATGTCACAGATGAAGGGCATATTCCACAGCCTGGCGCAGCAAGAGTTGGACCCTCGCGAGTTTATGGTGCGGGCGAACAAGGCCCTTGTCTTTTGCCTGGAGAGGGGCTCCTTTATTTCCGCTATATATTTTGTGCTGGATAGCCGGGAGAAGACGATCACCTACTGCCGGGCCGGGCATTGCCCGGTGCTGTATTACCACGGTGCGGTGGGCAAGGCCGAATACCTGCAGGACAAAGGGGCCGCCCTGGGCATGGTCAAAGACAAAAGTTATTGCAATATGATCGATGTTTACCAGATAAAGTATAAAACAGGCGATATCATGGTGTTGTACACCGATGGCATTACGGAGGCCAAAAACAACAAAGGCGAGGAATTTGGGTATGAAAACCTGGAAAAGGTCATTTTAGGGGCAAGGGAAATGGGCGCAAAGGAAATCCAGGTACACCTGATCGACAAGCTGTACGAGTACTCCGGAACGGACGATATAAACGATGATTTTACGACAATGATTGTAAGGTTTAAGTAAAGAAAACTTATAAAAATTTAAATCGTTAATAAAGATGGTTCAAATCAAAAGGCTACAAGAAGACGGAATTGACACATTGGCAATTATCGGTGAGATCGATGCCAGCTCGTCCATTGAATTGGACCTCTCCATTGCCAAAAGCGTAGGGGAGGGGTTCAAAAAAATTCTCGTGGATTGTAGTTCCCTGGAATATATCTCCTCAGCAGGCCTGGGTGTTTTCATGTCTTATATCGAAGAGTTCAAAGACAAAAGGATAAGCATGGTAATGTTTGGTTTGAACGAAAAGGTGGCCAACAATTTCAGCATTTTGGGCCTGGCCGACTTGCTCCACATTTGTAAAACCAGGGAAGAAGCGAAGCAATTGGTAAATGAGTTATCGGTATAACATAGGGTGTAGCCTAAGCAACTTAAAAGGCATTCGTGAGTTCATCAGGACCTCGCTGAAGGACTATGATATTCCCGAATTGGAGCTAAGCGCCATCGTCCTTGCCATTGACGAAATGTGCTCCAACCTCATGATCCACGCACACCATTGCAACCCTGACCATAAAATCGAGCTTCATATCATAGAGCCCACCCGCGGGGAGTTGGTTTTTGAAATTGTGGACGATGGGAACATTTTCGACATCAATGCCTTTAACGAACCCAAAATGGACAACCTGATCCACGAAAAAAGAAAAGGCGGCCTTGGCATAAGGTTGGTAAAGTCCATAATGGACAAGGTGGAGTATGTGACAAAAGGACAAAAAAATATTTGTAGGTTGACAAAGGTTTATAAAAAAGAATGAAACCGCCATGTAAATGAATTGTGCCCTACGGCATAATAAAAGGACGATTTTATATGGCCCATTAATAATATTGGTAACATTGGAAAGGCATTGGGGCCTTGCCCGCACACGGCCCTGTATTTTGCGTTTTTGAACAACTTTAAACAACGAATAGAATGAAAAAAGGAAGCATTGCATATTCCGTTTTGGGCTTGGCGGTCGTTTTGTCCGCATGGTTGATGAATGGTTGTAGCCCGGCAGGGTCCACACCGGTAAGCATGGGCGAGTTGGACGGCCTGCAACTATATAACCTCGATAGCACCCAGTTCAAATTCACCAAAGGTGATATGCGCGGGTCGTTAATGGCGGTGGTGTTCAATCCGGGGTGCGAACATTGCCAGGCACAGGCGGAGGAATTCCATCGGCACATGGACCAATTGCAAGACGTTACCATTATCATGATCGGTTCGGTGCCGCTTCAGCAGTTGAGGGATTTTTCGGAAAAATACCAGCTTAGCGGGTTCAAAAACATGCGGTTTGCCTATGCCAGCCCGGTCAACGTACTGAACCTTTGGCAAATACACAACATACCCCACATCGTCCTGTACGACAAAGACCTAAAGCCCGTTAAAACTTTTTCCGGCCCTACTGCTGTGGACAAGCTCCTGGCGGGCATTAAAAAGTAGCCAGGACAATTTAATTTTGGTTGCATAGCATTCTATTGTGAGGGGAATACTCAGAAAACTTTTTATCGCCATGCCGTTGCTGGCATTTTCCATGGTGGCCTGGGCGCAAGGGGAAAGGGGCATGGCCACCACTTTGTTTTCCGTTGACGGCAAGCCAGTCACCGTGGGCGAGTTTGTCGGCCTGTACAAGAAAAACCACCTGGGGGGTACGGATGGGTTTACAAAAGAAAAAATCGAAGGGTACCTGGGGCTTTTCATTAACTTTAAGTTAAAGGTAATGGAAGCGGAGTCTAAAAAAATGGACTTGGCGCCCGGGTTTGCAAAGGAGTTGGAAACCTACAAGGAGGAGTTGCGAAAACCGTATGTGGCCGGCCCCGGCCTCCTTGACAAGTTGGTGAAAGAGGCCTATGAGCGGTTGCGGTGGGAGGTGAAGGCATCCCACATCCTCCTGGCCGTAAAGCCCGATGCCACGCCTTCCGATACATTGGCGGCATATAACAAAATCATGGATATCCGCGCCAGGGCGGCAAACGGTGAGCCGTTTGATAAACTGGCAAGGGATTTTTCGGAAGACCCTTCGGCAAAATCAAATGGCGGGGAGCTGGGGTATTTCTCGGCATTGCAGATGGTGTTTCCTTTTGAAGAGGCTGCCTATAGCGTAAAAGTGGGCGAGGTATCCAGGCCTGTGCGGACGAGGTTTGGCTATCACATCATAAAAGTGGAGGACAAGCGGCCCTCCAGGGGCGAGGTGGAAGTCTCGCATATTTTGGTAAAGGGTACCGGGGAGGAGGCCCGGAAAACGATAGACGAGGTGTATGGGAAACTGCAGCAACATGCGGATTGGAACGAGATGTGCAGAACGTATTCGCAGGACCCTGGCACGAAGGACAATGGAGGAAGGTTGAGGCCATTTGGCCCGGGGGCGTTGGCCTCGGCCCCGAAGTTTGAAGAAGTGGCTTTCTCTTTGGGCATGCCTGGCGATATTTCCAAGCCCTTCCAAACAGCCTTTGGGTGGCACATCATTCGGCTAGAAAGGAAAATCCCACTGCCCCCTTTCAGTGAGATGGAGGCCTCCTTAAAAAGGAGGGTGGCGAGGGACGAAAGGATGGACATTTCGAAATTGGCGATGGTGGCGAAAAGGAAAAAGGAACTTCACTATGAAGAAAGCCGCGGCACAAGGGAGCGTATTTTGGCTTTGGCCGACAGCAGCCTGGTGAGGGGCAACTGGGAGTATAAATTGGAAGGGGATGGCAAAAGCCAGGTGCTGTTTACCCTGGATGGCCAGCCATTCACCCTGGGGGCCTTCGTGGGGTTTGTGAGGGAAAACCAGGCGCCCACCAGTGTCACGCCTGCGGTTTACATAAAACAATTGTACGACCAGTTCGTGGAGGGCAGCCTGTCAAAGATGGAAGACCTTAAGCTGCAAGAAAGCAATGCCGAATACCGGGCCCTGGTAAAAGAGTATAGGGAAGGGATTTTGCTTTTTAACATCATGGAAAAAGAGGTGTGGAACAAGGCTTCCGAAGATACCGTGGGCCAGCGGGAATATTACAATGAACATGTGGGCTCCTATGCGGCCGGCCTGAGGGTGGAGGCGAGGGTATTTTCTTCAGACAAGAAGGCGGTGATAGACTCTGCCATGGCCAGGGCAATGGTGGGGGACACCCTGACGGCCACCAACCTGGAGCAGTTTAAATCCGTTACAGGCTTCAGGGCTTTCGAAAAGGGCGACCACCCTGCCATTGACAAAATCAACTGGGCCGTGGGGCTGCACCAGGTGGAAGCAGACGGAATGTATTACCTTGTGGAGGTAAAAAGCCTTGTCCCCCCCGGCAATAAAAGATTTGAAGAGGCGAGGGCAAGTGTGGTTTCGGATTATCAGGACAAGTTGGAAAAGGATTGGGTTGCCCAACTTAAACATAAATATAAAGTTAAGGTCAACCCGAAAGGAAAAAGGAAGGCCATGATGATATTAACATCTAAACAGTAGGTAGTGAAGGGCAAACGAAGCGAAGGCGTGGTGGGCACAAAAGGCAAACTTTTTGCATGGGGCTTCATGCTTTGCTGCCTGCTGGGCATGGGAGGGTGTGAGCTGATCCGGATGAAAAAAGAAAAGCCAGGGCAGGACCAGGCAAGGAGGCCAGTGGCAAGGGCGAACGACACCTATTTGTACCTGGACGAATTGGAAGGGATCGTGCCGCCCAATACGCCCAAAGAAGATAGTATAGCGAGGCTGGGGGCCTATATCAACAGTTGGGTGCGCAAGCAATTGTTGATCAATGAAGCCCTTAAGAGGATTGACATCAATGAGGCCGAAGTGGAGAGGAAAATACTGGATTACCGGTATAGCCTCATCGGGTACCAGTTTCAAAAGCTTTATATCCAGCAACACATGAACACGGACGTGCCTGACGAGGAGGTGGAAGCATATTATAAAGCAAACCTTGATAATTTCATCCTCAAGCAGAACATCATCAGGGGTGCTTATATAAAGGTGCCGAAGGGCGCGCCCAGGACCAACCGCATCAAGGACCTGATTTTCTCTAATAAGGAAAAAGACAGGAACGATTTGAAATCCTATTGCCTCAGCTTTTCCACCGCCTACCATCTTTCTGACTCCAGTTGGATCGAGTTTGACAAGCTGGTGGTAAACTCGCCCCTTGCCGAGATACCCAATAAAATCCAGTTTTTGAAAAGCTATCCGTACTATGAAACCAGCGATGCGGACTTTTTATATTATTTGAAAATTGATGCCTATAAAATATCGGACAATGTGTCGCCCCTGGAATTCGTTAAAGAGGACATAAAAAATATTATTATTAACAAAAGAAAAGTGGAACTTGCGCGAAAATTGGAAGAAGAAGTGTATGAAAAGGCCGCAGAAAACAAGGATTTTGAAGTATATTCTAAATAGTTGCCTGCTGGCGGGGTTGTTTATGGGGCCGTCCCCATTGTTGGCCCAGGACAACCCGGGCTTTGTGGTCGACAAAATAATCGTCAAGGTGGACAATTATATCGTCCTCAAATCCGAACTGGAAGGTGCCTATCAGAATTACCTGGCCGAGGGGAACCCGGCATCCACAGAGGCGAAATGCGCGCTGCTCAACAGGCTTATCGTAAACAAGTTGCTGGTGGCAAAGGCCGAAATCGACTCGGTGGTGGTAACGGACGAGCAGGTGGACCAAAACACCTCACGGAGGATGCAGCTGATTTTACAGAATTCGGGCAACTCACAGGAAGAACTGGAGCGCGCCTATGGAAAGACCATGGACGAAATACGTCTGGACCTCCGCGATCAAATCAGGGAACAAATGCTGGGCAGTGAAATGACACAGCGGATCACCAAGGATATTTCCGTGACCCCTTCCGAAGTGCGCAGGTTTTTCAATAAAATCCCCGAGGACAGCCTGCCTTTTTATTCCTCCGATGTGGAGGTGGCCCAGATCGTGAAGGTGGTGAAAATAAGCAATGCCCAAAAGGAAGAAGTAAAGCAAAAGCTCAACGGCCTTAGGGACAGGATTTTGCGCGGTGAAAGCTTTAGCAGCCTGGCGAAACAGTTTTCGGAAGACCCCAGCGCACAAATGAACGGGGGCGAGATGGGCTTTGTGGGCAGGGGCGCCATGGTGCCGGAGTATGAGGCCAACGCCTTTAAACTGCGCAAGGGCGAGGTCTCCCAGCCCTTTGAGTCGCCCTTTGGGTTTCACATCATGCAGTTGATCGACAGGAGGGGCAACGAGTACAACTCGAGGCATATTTTGATCTCGGCAACGCCATCCGAGGAGGACATCGGCCGTACGGAGAAATATATGGACAGCCTCAGGATGAAAATCGTAACCGATAGTATTGATTTTCAAAAGGCGGCCAAGGAATACTCTGATGACCCGGCAACGAAGGGGCAAGGGGGCTTTTTTACCGATGCCGATGGGGGCACCAAGATTTCCATTAAGGAAATAGACCCTGTGGTTTATTTTACCATTGATACCATGAAGACCGGCCAAATAAGCAAGCCCATCCGGTATAGGACGGACGATGGGAAAGACGCAGTGCGGATATTGTACTTCAAGACCAAGCTCCCCCCTCACCAGGCCAGCCTGAAGGATGACTGGCACCGGATACAGGCAGCAGCCCTTGCCGAGAAGAAAGACAAGGCTTTGGAAGAATGGTTTGGCAAAGCCAGGGAAGACGTTTTTATCAACATCGACCCCGAATATAATTTTTGCCACCTGCTCGAGTAGCGGGCTTTTTTTTAATACAATACACTTTTAATCCCAGCAAAAAGAATGGCCACACAATTTGCAAATGATGTAGAAGCGGCAGACGCACTTTCGGAGGCACACCAAAAACTTAAAAACGAAATCGCCAAGGTGGTGGTAGGGCAGGATGAGGGGGTACGCCTGCTTTTGACCTCGATCTTTTGCCAGGGGCATTCGTTGTTGGTGGGCGTTCCGGGATTGGCAAAAACCCTTTTGGTGCACACCATTGCCACCTCCCTTGACTTGCAATTCAAACGCATACAGTTTACCCCGGACCTTATGCCCTCCGATATCATTGGGGCGGAGACCATGGACAAGGAGCGGAATTTCCAATTTGTGAAGGGCCCTGTGTTTGCCAATATTGTCCTGGCGGACGAGATCAACCGCACGCCCCCAAAGACACAGGCAGCTTTGCTGGAATCCATGCAGGAGTATTCGGTAACGATTGCCGGCCAGCAGTATGCGCTGCCAAAACCCTTTTTTGTATTGGCCACGCAAAACCCTATCGAGCAGGAAGGCACTTATCCGCTGCCTGAAGCACAACTGGACCGTTTTATGTTCAATGTGTTGTTGGACTATCCAACCTACGACCAGGAGGTAACGATCGTTAAAAACACCACTGCTGACGATATACAGGGGGTGGACAAGGTGCTTACCGCTGGGGAGATCATTGAATTCCAGCATTTGGTAAGGCGCGTGCCCATTGCCGACAATGTGGTGGAGTATGCCGTAAAGCTGAGCCACCTTACCCGTCCTGGCACAAACGGGTCATCCATTGCCAACGAGTTTTTGGAGTGGGGCGCAGGCCCAAGGGCATCTCAGTATTTGGTGCTTGGCGCAAAATGCAATGCCTTGCTGCAAGGAAAATATTCGCCCGATATTGAGGACGTGCAGGCCATTGCAAAGCCAGTGCTGCGGCACCGGATCGTGCGCAATTTTAAAGCCGAGGCCGAAGGGATCACCCTTGACGGGATAATAGAAAAGCTGGTACAGGCCTAGGGGTCAGGCGGTTTTGAACCTTCTCGCCATGGCAATGGCAAACCCCACGATGAGGATGCCCGTGCCCAGCCACAGCAAGTTAATAAAAGGCTTTTCCAGGGCTTTGATGATCACCCAATCCTTTTGACGGCTGTTCAGGCCCAGGGTAAATTCATTGGTTTCGGGGTGGATGTTCAGCAAGGTGATCTTTACGCCCAGGTCGCTTATTTCTGAAGAAATCCTGCCCACCTGTACCTTGTCCTTAATGAGGAAAATGGGGTCGGCATAATAGGTGTCCCTTTCGCCCTTCACGCTCACGTTGGCCTCCACGGCCACATCATCGTCCCTCAAGGTTACGCCCTGTATGTCGTCAATGCGCTTTACATCCTCCAGCACGGCCACATAATCGTTTACGAAAAATTGTTCGCCAGGCCTTACTTTTACTTCCTCCATGTCGCCCCATTCCACTTCGGCTTCCCTGTTCATCGGGGCGGAAACGTGGGTGTACAAATCGCGGGTTATCCCACGGTTGATGTCCGGGGAGGCAATAAACCCTCCCATGGCCTCATTGACCTGTACCCTGGGGAACAATACGGCCTCCACTTTGTCCCCTTTGCGAAGTTCGATTTCGTAGTAGGTGTTTTCCGGGTAGATTTCGAACGTATCTTTTTTGGCGTAAAGCTTTTCCCCTTTAAAGAAGATGTCCCGTTTCGCCACCACCTGGTAAGGGTCCGG
Coding sequences within:
- a CDS encoding peptidylprolyl isomerase; the encoded protein is MKYILNSCLLAGLFMGPSPLLAQDNPGFVVDKIIVKVDNYIVLKSELEGAYQNYLAEGNPASTEAKCALLNRLIVNKLLVAKAEIDSVVVTDEQVDQNTSRRMQLILQNSGNSQEELERAYGKTMDEIRLDLRDQIREQMLGSEMTQRITKDISVTPSEVRRFFNKIPEDSLPFYSSDVEVAQIVKVVKISNAQKEEVKQKLNGLRDRILRGESFSSLAKQFSEDPSAQMNGGEMGFVGRGAMVPEYEANAFKLRKGEVSQPFESPFGFHIMQLIDRRGNEYNSRHILISATPSEEDIGRTEKYMDSLRMKIVTDSIDFQKAAKEYSDDPATKGQGGFFTDADGGTKISIKEIDPVVYFTIDTMKTGQISKPIRYRTDDGKDAVRILYFKTKLPPHQASLKDDWHRIQAAALAEKKDKALEEWFGKAREDVFINIDPEYNFCHLLE
- a CDS encoding peptidyl-prolyl cis-trans isomerase, whose protein sequence is MLCCLLGMGGCELIRMKKEKPGQDQARRPVARANDTYLYLDELEGIVPPNTPKEDSIARLGAYINSWVRKQLLINEALKRIDINEAEVERKILDYRYSLIGYQFQKLYIQQHMNTDVPDEEVEAYYKANLDNFILKQNIIRGAYIKVPKGAPRTNRIKDLIFSNKEKDRNDLKSYCLSFSTAYHLSDSSWIEFDKLVVNSPLAEIPNKIQFLKSYPYYETSDADFLYYLKIDAYKISDNVSPLEFVKEDIKNIIINKRKVELARKLEEEVYEKAAENKDFEVYSK
- a CDS encoding AAA family ATPase, which translates into the protein MATQFANDVEAADALSEAHQKLKNEIAKVVVGQDEGVRLLLTSIFCQGHSLLVGVPGLAKTLLVHTIATSLDLQFKRIQFTPDLMPSDIIGAETMDKERNFQFVKGPVFANIVLADEINRTPPKTQAALLESMQEYSVTIAGQQYALPKPFFVLATQNPIEQEGTYPLPEAQLDRFMFNVLLDYPTYDQEVTIVKNTTADDIQGVDKVLTAGEIIEFQHLVRRVPIADNVVEYAVKLSHLTRPGTNGSSIANEFLEWGAGPRASQYLVLGAKCNALLQGKYSPDIEDVQAIAKPVLRHRIVRNFKAEAEGITLDGIIEKLVQA
- a CDS encoding STAS domain-containing protein, with the protein product MVQIKRLQEDGIDTLAIIGEIDASSSIELDLSIAKSVGEGFKKILVDCSSLEYISSAGLGVFMSYIEEFKDKRISMVMFGLNEKVANNFSILGLADLLHICKTREEAKQLVNELSV
- a CDS encoding peptidylprolyl isomerase; this encodes MRGILRKLFIAMPLLAFSMVAWAQGERGMATTLFSVDGKPVTVGEFVGLYKKNHLGGTDGFTKEKIEGYLGLFINFKLKVMEAESKKMDLAPGFAKELETYKEELRKPYVAGPGLLDKLVKEAYERLRWEVKASHILLAVKPDATPSDTLAAYNKIMDIRARAANGEPFDKLARDFSEDPSAKSNGGELGYFSALQMVFPFEEAAYSVKVGEVSRPVRTRFGYHIIKVEDKRPSRGEVEVSHILVKGTGEEARKTIDEVYGKLQQHADWNEMCRTYSQDPGTKDNGGRLRPFGPGALASAPKFEEVAFSLGMPGDISKPFQTAFGWHIIRLERKIPLPPFSEMEASLKRRVARDERMDISKLAMVAKRKKELHYEESRGTRERILALADSSLVRGNWEYKLEGDGKSQVLFTLDGQPFTLGAFVGFVRENQAPTSVTPAVYIKQLYDQFVEGSLSKMEDLKLQESNAEYRALVKEYREGILLFNIMEKEVWNKASEDTVGQREYYNEHVGSYAAGLRVEARVFSSDKKAVIDSAMARAMVGDTLTATNLEQFKSVTGFRAFEKGDHPAIDKINWAVGLHQVEADGMYYLVEVKSLVPPGNKRFEEARASVVSDYQDKLEKDWVAQLKHKYKVKVNPKGKRKAMMILTSKQ
- a CDS encoding redoxin domain-containing protein gives rise to the protein MKKGSIAYSVLGLAVVLSAWLMNGCSPAGSTPVSMGELDGLQLYNLDSTQFKFTKGDMRGSLMAVVFNPGCEHCQAQAEEFHRHMDQLQDVTIIMIGSVPLQQLRDFSEKYQLSGFKNMRFAYASPVNVLNLWQIHNIPHIVLYDKDLKPVKTFSGPTAVDKLLAGIKK
- the guaB gene encoding IMP dehydrogenase: MTPLNSSKFLFEALTYDDVLLVPAYSEVLPRETDISAHLTGKIKLNIPIISAAMDTVTEVDLAIAMALEGGLGFIHKNMSIEEQAAQVRKVKRSQSGMILDPITLQVNSTLRDAENIMKEFKIGGIPVVDGANKLLGIITNRDLRFQKDMSKPVEMLMTKENLITAQDGITLEKAEVILQKYKIEKLPIINKKGKLTGLITFKDIQKKKNKPHACQDNFGRLRVGAAVGVTPDITDRITALRASGVDVISIDTAHGHHKFVIDSTKMVKKKFPDLELVVGNVATGAGAKMLAQAGADTVKVGVGPGSICTTRIVAGVGLPQLSAVYEAAKALKGSGVKIIADGGIRFSGDMVKAIAAGADSVMIGSLLAGTVEAPGEMILYEGRKFKSYRGMGSVEAMGKGSKDRYFQDVEDDVKKLVPEGISGRVPYKGHVSEVLYQMVGGLRAGMGYCGAKNVQKLKGAKFVKITAAGVSESHPHDVSITQEAPNYSRN
- a CDS encoding ATP-binding protein; translated protein: MSYRYNIGCSLSNLKGIREFIRTSLKDYDIPELELSAIVLAIDEMCSNLMIHAHHCNPDHKIELHIIEPTRGELVFEIVDDGNIFDINAFNEPKMDNLIHEKRKGGLGIRLVKSIMDKVEYVTKGQKNICRLTKVYKKE
- a CDS encoding SpoIIE family protein phosphatase, with amino-acid sequence MRAKALIRITFLGAFIAWLALIFSDVTILFSDIRGLTPDVPVWLPRFMFDLYVLCLFVYYKFKIEKEESLNFTDLLWRVFATGLVATVGSLGLRLVLFLLGNTALASNVLFIDVVYHINLALFLGFLLAAFTSWKRLILYQKSKWLIRIWNVFEFALLFALLYDSLNSVAEGTLGTIIALLLGGLGLVLTANMKWVAYLNFKQKWTSLLLLLLAFFYLGYFFYTTTRLADLIGIQSTSFLDFRGHTFSLSIFGFVMVYSLFSFLVILFNLPTSSVFEQKLEEVVNFQRISQSIQTEQSEESVYNILLESSVSSVFADAAWLEIKSASQEDRLFTYGISEQEARAIQNHVLNNKIKGVLDQGIDKTKNLSRHLGSLKGARFRSLLSFPIVVKGDSIGTLAVLKELPDGFNKEMTRVVSTFANQAGISIENFRLLEEAFQNERYKEELKIAKTVQKSLLPENLESNGDFDIAAFSQSADEVGGDYYDTIRINDHKVALIIADVSGKGTTAAFHMSQMKGIFHSLAQQELDPREFMVRANKALVFCLERGSFISAIYFVLDSREKTITYCRAGHCPVLYYHGAVGKAEYLQDKGAALGMVKDKSYCNMIDVYQIKYKTGDIMVLYTDGITEAKNNKGEEFGYENLEKVILGAREMGAKEIQVHLIDKLYEYSGTDDINDDFTTMIVRFK